The following coding sequences lie in one Alloacidobacterium dinghuense genomic window:
- a CDS encoding ExeA family protein: MVLRHFNLREQPFGVTPDPRFLYATATHREALAALRYGIEAGLGFVSLIANPGMGKTTILFEALAQLGDTARTVFLFQSIQTPLDLFRALLIDLGEKNPQGSVVDLETRLNEILLQQNKTGKKLIVVLDEAQNLDFAVLEAVRMLSNFETPSLKLVQIVLCGQLQLGDRLAEPQLLQLRQRISIFASLHSLSTTEVANYIQHRLKVAGYENAKPLFTNGAMEMIARHSGGIPRNINNICFNALTIGCALGKRCIEAEIIREVIGDLKVQKAERSEPITITQATDARPIIPLPKREGGLGLRVAGFAAVFFVVSVMAYVLVLASSGDAGTDKIHRDATISTHPPSTHANLQKLVPVVAPPSTGTKIPEATPTVTPKQMPVSTPAADPAKATPPTQVDKQKGSSPAPLARGNKDTHMQRTAAGFVDRPVTAGNKIRLVEAHRTQSLIDLCTEQFGRCEPALLKRIIELNLLLADPNHIKQGNIIIMPEAATSPEVDRQKPSGG, encoded by the coding sequence ATGGTTTTGCGCCATTTCAATCTTCGCGAGCAGCCGTTCGGCGTTACGCCGGATCCACGCTTTCTGTATGCGACAGCGACCCATCGTGAAGCATTGGCTGCGCTGCGGTACGGAATCGAAGCGGGTTTAGGATTCGTATCGCTGATTGCGAACCCGGGGATGGGCAAGACGACAATTCTTTTCGAAGCGCTAGCGCAGCTAGGCGATACGGCGCGAACCGTCTTCCTGTTCCAGTCGATTCAGACTCCCCTCGACCTGTTTCGTGCTTTGCTGATCGATCTGGGTGAGAAAAATCCGCAGGGAAGTGTGGTCGACCTCGAAACCCGCCTCAACGAGATTTTGCTGCAGCAAAACAAGACAGGCAAGAAGCTCATTGTGGTCCTGGACGAAGCGCAGAATCTCGACTTCGCGGTGCTCGAAGCTGTACGCATGTTGTCCAACTTCGAAACGCCGAGCCTGAAATTGGTCCAAATCGTTCTTTGCGGACAGCTGCAGCTCGGCGACCGGCTCGCCGAACCGCAGCTTTTGCAGCTTCGTCAGCGGATCTCGATCTTTGCCAGTCTCCACTCGCTTTCGACAACCGAAGTTGCGAATTACATTCAGCATCGGCTTAAGGTCGCGGGCTACGAGAACGCAAAACCGCTGTTCACCAACGGTGCGATGGAAATGATTGCCCGGCATAGTGGCGGAATTCCGCGAAACATCAACAACATCTGTTTCAACGCGCTTACGATTGGGTGCGCTTTAGGCAAACGATGCATTGAGGCAGAGATCATTCGCGAGGTGATCGGCGACCTCAAGGTGCAGAAGGCGGAACGGAGCGAGCCTATCACCATCACCCAAGCGACCGACGCACGACCGATCATTCCACTGCCCAAGCGCGAAGGAGGTCTTGGTTTGCGCGTCGCTGGATTCGCAGCTGTGTTCTTCGTTGTATCCGTCATGGCTTACGTATTGGTTCTAGCCAGTTCCGGCGACGCGGGGACAGACAAAATTCACCGTGATGCTACGATCAGCACGCACCCGCCCTCGACCCATGCCAACCTTCAGAAGCTTGTTCCAGTCGTTGCGCCGCCCTCGACCGGTACCAAGATTCCAGAGGCAACTCCAACCGTAACCCCGAAGCAGATGCCAGTTTCAACTCCTGCCGCCGACCCGGCGAAAGCCACGCCGCCCACCCAGGTCGACAAACAGAAAGGATCCTCTCCGGCACCTCTGGCTCGTGGGAACAAGGACACTCATATGCAGAGAACCGCCGCCGGTTTCGTGGATCGTCCGGTGACTGCGGGCAACAAGATCCGCCTCGTAGAAGCGCACAGAACACAATCACTGATCGACTTGTGCACCGAACAATTTGGGCGGTGCGAGCCCGCACTTCTGAAGCGAATCATCGAGCTCAATCTGCTACTCGCCGATCCCAACCACATCAAGCAAGGCAACATAATCATCATGCCCGAAGCTGCAACCTCGCCGGAAGTCGACCGTCAAAAGCCGAGCGGCGGATAG
- a CDS encoding sugar transferase, translated as MNDHHRLIIGLLKVFDLVLVVLAFALTTISRVKAEHTVTLGEFLSMRAKISNLAIILFAVVVCHVIFTMYGLYQSRRLTGRKSEALDLLRATTTYIPFFLALSVVFSIRMITIAFLAEFWVLTTCFLVASRFILRIVGDHVRTQGRDQRHMLILGTNGRAIEFARRILVSRERGYRLLGFVDDDWPGLDALKRVGFSVVSDYTGLEEYLRRNVVDEVAIYLPLGSYYKHCSHVANLCQQHGITMRIHADIFGVKSTRWRPEDFEGDQYIATYTSASELWPRTLKRVFDIVVASLALVALLPVFALTAVAVKLSSPGPIFFRQQRIGLNKRRFKMLKFRSMVHHAEALMPALEKWNEASGPVFKIRNDPRITPVGQLLRRSSIDELPQLLNVLAGDMSLVGPRPLPVRDFDGFHEDWQRRRFSVKPGITCLWQVQGRSDLSFERWMELDLKYLDEWSLWLDLKILTRTVPAVFRGAGAA; from the coding sequence ATGAATGATCACCATAGGCTGATAATTGGACTTCTGAAGGTATTCGATCTCGTCCTGGTCGTGCTGGCGTTTGCATTGACCACGATAAGCCGCGTGAAAGCCGAGCACACAGTAACACTCGGCGAGTTCCTCTCAATGCGCGCCAAGATATCGAATCTCGCCATCATTCTCTTCGCCGTTGTCGTTTGCCACGTAATCTTCACGATGTACGGACTGTACCAGTCGCGCAGGTTGACCGGTCGCAAGAGCGAAGCGCTGGACCTATTGCGTGCTACGACAACGTACATCCCTTTTTTTCTGGCTCTAAGCGTTGTGTTTTCGATCCGGATGATCACTATTGCATTCCTGGCGGAGTTCTGGGTCCTGACAACATGCTTCCTGGTCGCCTCCCGATTCATTTTGCGGATTGTGGGCGATCATGTGCGGACACAGGGACGCGATCAGCGCCACATGCTGATTCTGGGTACCAACGGGCGCGCGATCGAGTTTGCGCGCCGCATCCTTGTCAGCCGCGAACGCGGATATCGCCTGCTTGGATTCGTGGACGATGATTGGCCGGGACTCGATGCGCTGAAAAGAGTCGGTTTTTCGGTAGTCAGTGACTATACAGGCTTGGAAGAGTATTTGCGTCGAAACGTGGTAGACGAAGTCGCGATCTATTTACCACTGGGCTCATATTATAAGCACTGTTCCCATGTGGCCAATCTTTGCCAGCAGCACGGAATTACGATGCGGATCCACGCCGACATCTTTGGAGTCAAGTCCACCCGCTGGCGACCCGAGGATTTTGAAGGCGACCAATACATTGCGACCTACACCTCGGCAAGCGAACTTTGGCCACGAACTTTGAAACGCGTCTTCGATATCGTGGTCGCTAGCTTAGCACTTGTCGCCCTGCTCCCGGTCTTCGCGCTTACAGCGGTCGCGGTGAAGCTAAGCTCGCCCGGGCCGATTTTCTTTCGCCAGCAACGCATCGGGTTGAATAAGCGCCGATTCAAAATGCTGAAGTTCCGCTCGATGGTTCACCATGCCGAGGCGCTGATGCCGGCGCTCGAGAAGTGGAATGAAGCCAGCGGTCCAGTTTTCAAAATCAGGAACGATCCCAGGATCACCCCGGTTGGCCAGCTGCTGCGCCGGAGCAGCATCGATGAGCTGCCGCAGCTGCTGAATGTGCTGGCGGGCGATATGAGCCTTGTCGGGCCCCGCCCATTGCCCGTGCGCGACTTTGACGGATTTCACGAAGACTGGCAGCGCCGGCGCTTCAGTGTTAAACCGGGCATCACGTGCCTGTGGCAAGTGCAGGGTCGCAGCGATCTGTCCTTCGAACGGTGGATGGAGCTTGATCTGAAATATCTGGACGAATGGTCGCTGTGGCTCGATCTTAAAATTCTGACTCGTACCGTTCCCGCCGTTTTTCGGGGAGCCGGGGCTGCCTGA
- a CDS encoding NAD-dependent epimerase/dehydratase family protein: protein MSVAIITGSSGLVGSEAVSCFASVGLDVVGIDNGMRAKFFGDSASTHWMTKRLKKDLPRFRHYDADIRDVESINRIFEEYGRNIELVIHAAAQPSHDWAAGDPFTDFSVNANGTSTILEATRMCAPDAVFIYMSTNKVYGDRPNELPLIEQETRWEIDPSHEYACGIPETMSIDGTLHSLFGASKIAADILVQEYGRYFGMKTICFRGGCLTGPNHSGTMLHGFLAYLMKCAVTGTPYTIYGYKGKQVRDNIHAIDLVRAFDSVFRNPRPGEVYNIGGGRHSNCSMQEAISLCEQISQKQFNCKYVEANRRGDHIWWVSDLRRFQSHYPEWKVTFDVPRILNEIYQLNVERWSELCVS from the coding sequence ATGAGCGTCGCCATCATAACCGGATCATCGGGGTTGGTCGGATCAGAGGCTGTCAGCTGTTTTGCATCAGTAGGACTGGACGTTGTTGGAATAGACAACGGAATGCGAGCGAAGTTTTTCGGCGATTCGGCATCCACGCACTGGATGACGAAGCGGCTGAAGAAGGATCTGCCCAGATTCCGGCATTACGATGCGGACATTCGTGATGTGGAGAGCATCAACCGCATCTTCGAGGAATACGGCAGAAACATCGAACTCGTCATTCATGCGGCGGCTCAGCCCTCGCACGACTGGGCGGCCGGAGACCCCTTCACGGACTTCAGCGTAAACGCGAACGGCACTTCGACGATACTGGAAGCGACGCGTATGTGCGCGCCCGACGCGGTTTTCATCTACATGTCGACAAACAAGGTCTACGGAGACCGGCCCAACGAACTGCCCCTGATCGAACAGGAGACGCGGTGGGAGATCGATCCAAGCCACGAATACGCGTGCGGAATTCCGGAGACGATGTCGATCGATGGCACGCTGCACAGCCTGTTTGGCGCTTCGAAGATTGCGGCCGACATCCTTGTCCAGGAATACGGGCGCTATTTCGGCATGAAGACAATCTGTTTCCGCGGCGGCTGTCTTACGGGTCCGAATCACTCTGGAACCATGCTCCATGGCTTTCTGGCGTATCTCATGAAATGCGCCGTTACAGGAACTCCCTATACGATCTACGGCTACAAAGGGAAACAGGTTCGCGACAACATCCATGCTATAGACCTGGTGCGGGCATTCGACAGTGTATTCAGGAATCCGCGCCCCGGCGAGGTCTATAACATCGGCGGGGGCCGGCATAGCAACTGTTCGATGCAGGAGGCGATTTCGCTGTGCGAGCAGATCTCGCAAAAACAGTTCAACTGTAAATATGTCGAAGCAAACCGGCGTGGCGATCACATCTGGTGGGTCAGTGACTTGCGCCGGTTTCAGTCTCATTATCCCGAATGGAAAGTCACTTTTGACGTTCCCAGAATACTGAACGAGATCTATCAGTTGAACGTGGAGCGTTGGAGTGAGCTATGCGTC
- a CDS encoding polysaccharide biosynthesis/export family protein has protein sequence MKMRKILSSVVFALCAIVFGLLAGQAVCQAQSTAGSGPVLEQRHPRYILQREDVLLVSFPLSTELNQTVTIQPDGYINLQNAGSVYAQGLTAPELVEAIKKGYAGILHDPIVNIDVQDFQKPLFTVSGQVGKPGQYELRSDITVAEAIAVAGGMTMPTAKAQVFLFHRTSKDWMEVKQVNLKDVLNGKNVNEDAMIMPGDMIYVPEKFIAKFKKYVPYSVNAVAGWYGVP, from the coding sequence CGCGGGACAAGCAGTTTGCCAGGCGCAAAGCACGGCCGGTTCAGGCCCGGTCCTCGAGCAGAGGCATCCGCGCTACATCCTACAGCGGGAAGATGTGTTGCTGGTCAGCTTTCCGCTTTCGACGGAGCTGAACCAGACGGTCACGATCCAACCGGACGGTTACATCAACCTACAAAATGCGGGTAGCGTATACGCGCAAGGGCTTACGGCTCCGGAACTAGTCGAGGCCATCAAGAAGGGTTACGCAGGAATTCTTCATGACCCGATCGTGAATATCGACGTGCAGGATTTTCAGAAGCCGCTTTTCACCGTGTCGGGCCAGGTTGGCAAGCCGGGGCAGTATGAGTTGCGCTCCGACATCACGGTGGCAGAGGCGATCGCTGTGGCCGGAGGCATGACGATGCCAACCGCAAAGGCTCAGGTCTTTCTGTTTCACCGTACCTCCAAGGACTGGATGGAAGTGAAACAAGTAAATCTCAAGGACGTATTGAACGGAAAGAACGTGAACGAGGATGCAATGATTATGCCCGGCGACATGATCTATGTGCCGGAGAAGTTCATTGCGAAGTTCAAGAAGTACGTCCCGTACTCGGTTAACGCGGTTGCCGGCTGGTATGGGGTGCCGTAG
- a CDS encoding CpsD/CapB family tyrosine-protein kinase, whose amino-acid sequence MSKHFELMQQIEKERVQEVSDSRIPFSDFTRNGNHSESLWASDEAQRLVQQLFVFQVKEPPQVVTFAGIDHGNGCSRICADVAETLAKNKRGRVCLVEANFRSPALPGMFGVPNHFGLTEALLRDEAVSQFAKPLPQQNLWLLSSGTLAVDSPSLLSSVQLRTRIAELRQEFDFVIVDAPPLNRYSDGIVLGQLSDGLVLVIEANTTRREAAAAVTENLQAAKVPILAAVLNKRTFPIPEPIYKIL is encoded by the coding sequence ATGAGCAAGCACTTTGAACTGATGCAGCAGATCGAGAAGGAACGGGTTCAAGAGGTGTCCGACTCCCGGATTCCGTTCTCGGATTTCACGCGGAATGGCAATCATTCCGAGAGCCTTTGGGCAAGCGACGAAGCGCAGCGTCTGGTCCAGCAATTGTTCGTTTTCCAAGTTAAAGAACCGCCGCAGGTGGTGACCTTCGCGGGAATTGATCACGGCAATGGCTGCAGTCGCATTTGCGCAGACGTCGCCGAGACCTTAGCCAAGAACAAGCGCGGGCGCGTGTGCCTTGTCGAAGCTAACTTCCGTTCTCCGGCATTGCCGGGAATGTTCGGCGTGCCGAACCACTTCGGCCTGACCGAGGCTCTGCTGCGCGACGAAGCAGTAAGCCAGTTCGCCAAGCCTCTTCCCCAACAGAATCTCTGGCTGCTTTCGTCCGGCACGCTGGCGGTGGATTCGCCCAGTCTGCTTTCCTCAGTGCAACTGCGCACACGCATCGCCGAACTGAGGCAGGAGTTTGATTTCGTCATTGTGGATGCGCCCCCGCTGAATCGCTATTCGGACGGGATCGTGCTCGGACAGCTCTCCGACGGTCTTGTCCTGGTCATTGAAGCCAACACAACCCGGCGTGAGGCAGCAGCCGCGGTAACAGAGAATCTGCAGGCGGCCAAAGTGCCTATTCTGGCCGCGGTGCTAAACAAACGAACTTTCCCCATTCCTGAGCCCATCTACAAGATCCTCTAA
- a CDS encoding GumC family protein: MQRINARRRPTPEEEGVSLRDLVAPLFRQNRILIITLVASFVVLVPLGLLFLYKYRSQMGILVNHERVDSPVTTGVPNQTITEQIAVAEEEINSEAELLLSRDILEKVVIANHLQDRGFSLSNLVPGHDESYRIAQAVKTLARKIKVRPSTKANIIDVSYSSHDPKLSYAVLNSLAGFYLEKHAEVHRPQGSYEFFAAQTNSYKEALDDSEAKLRTFVQTSGGAAPDVERADLDQQLTTSIGQLHATQQAIAADEMRIRNDQAQMKTIAPRITTQLSSAPPDMLLQNLGTALLAAETKRTQLLLKYDPSYPLVKEADDEVAQAKAAFEKAENTKYVTEATNMDPTYELLREESAKTQSDLAAQKASLAANEASINNLQSKMSDLAEKNLDLTDLARDQKTNEDNYLLYLAKREQARSSEALDKTKIENVDIAIPPTIPVLPIMSPVMVVLLAFVVAAFLSIMTAFAFDHFDSSFHSPAEVVDMLGIPVVVPMSKKTA, translated from the coding sequence ATGCAAAGGATCAACGCTCGACGCCGTCCGACTCCGGAAGAAGAAGGTGTCTCACTGCGCGATTTGGTCGCGCCTCTTTTCCGACAAAATCGGATTCTCATTATCACGCTCGTGGCTTCATTTGTCGTACTGGTTCCGCTGGGACTGCTTTTCCTTTACAAGTACAGGTCGCAGATGGGAATTCTGGTCAATCACGAGCGCGTTGATTCACCTGTCACCACAGGCGTGCCGAACCAGACAATCACCGAGCAGATCGCAGTTGCCGAGGAGGAGATCAATTCCGAGGCCGAACTTCTCCTCAGCCGGGACATTCTAGAAAAAGTCGTGATCGCCAATCACCTGCAGGACAGAGGCTTCTCGCTAAGTAATCTTGTTCCCGGGCATGACGAGTCCTACCGCATTGCTCAGGCAGTGAAAACGCTGGCGCGGAAGATCAAGGTGAGGCCCTCCACCAAGGCGAACATCATCGACGTTTCGTACAGCTCGCACGACCCGAAGCTCTCTTATGCCGTGTTGAATTCGCTGGCCGGGTTTTACCTCGAGAAACACGCGGAAGTGCATCGCCCGCAGGGGTCCTACGAGTTTTTCGCCGCACAAACGAACAGCTACAAAGAGGCCCTCGACGATTCGGAGGCGAAGCTGCGCACCTTTGTGCAAACCTCTGGCGGTGCCGCTCCGGACGTCGAGCGTGCCGACCTCGATCAACAACTGACCACTTCTATCGGCCAACTGCATGCTACGCAGCAGGCTATTGCTGCGGATGAAATGCGCATCCGCAACGATCAAGCCCAGATGAAGACGATCGCGCCGCGCATAACGACACAGTTGTCGTCTGCTCCACCGGACATGCTGTTGCAGAATCTCGGCACGGCGCTGCTGGCAGCGGAAACGAAGCGAACGCAATTGCTGTTGAAATACGACCCGAGTTACCCACTGGTAAAGGAAGCGGATGATGAGGTTGCACAGGCTAAGGCAGCGTTCGAGAAGGCGGAGAACACCAAATACGTAACCGAGGCTACGAATATGGACCCGACCTACGAACTGTTACGTGAAGAGTCGGCCAAGACGCAGTCCGATCTTGCTGCACAGAAGGCCAGTCTCGCCGCGAACGAGGCAAGCATCAACAACCTGCAGTCAAAGATGAGCGATCTGGCCGAAAAAAACCTGGATCTTACTGATTTGGCGCGGGACCAGAAGACCAATGAGGATAATTATCTGCTCTACCTGGCCAAGCGCGAACAGGCAAGGAGTTCAGAGGCGCTGGATAAGACGAAGATTGAAAACGTCGACATCGCCATCCCGCCGACGATTCCAGTCCTCCCGATCATGTCACCAGTGATGGTGGTACTACTGGCGTTTGTGGTCGCAGCATTTTTGAGCATCATGACTGCCTTCGCCTTCGACCACTTCGATTCTTCGTTCCATTCGCCAGCCGAGGTGGTGGACATGCTGGGAATCCCGGTGGTCGTTCCCATGTCAAAGAAAACCGCTTAG